One segment of Larus michahellis chromosome 14, bLarMic1.1, whole genome shotgun sequence DNA contains the following:
- the FDXR gene encoding NADPH:adrenodoxin oxidoreductase, mitochondrial isoform X1, producing the protein MAPGGACWRGGVVPRGFKRWLSSSSSSSYGPAPRVCVVGSGPAGFYTAQHILKHHGGAQVDIYEKLPVPFGLVRFGVAPDHPEVKNVINAFTQTARSERCAYYGNVTVGRDITVAELRQAYHAVVLSYGAEDNRVLGIPGENLSGVYSAREFVGWYNGLPENRDLKPDLSCETALILGHGNVALDIARILLSPLSLLRKTDITDGSLAALACSKVKRVWLVGRRGPLQVAFTIKELREMINLPGARPVLNPADFTGLENAVKDAPRPRKRLTELMIKTALEKPGEKTLEAQAAAPREWGLKFQRSPQEVLPTADGRRARGIRMALTRLEGSGDSAKAVATGDVEELECGLVLSSIGYRSLPLDPAVPFDTQRGIIPNSSGRVEGVPGLYCSGWVKRGPTGVIITTMNDSFDTAQSVLEDLQVGALDVSTSREGFGAVESILRSRGVRPISFSDWEKIDAAEVARGKAAGKPREKIVDPQEMLRLIGH; encoded by the exons atGGCACCGGGCGGCGCGTGCTGGAGGGGTGGTGTCGTCCCGCGCG GTTTCAAGCGGTGGCTgtcgtcgtcctcctcctcctcctacgGCCCAGCTCCCCGTGTCTGCGTGGTGGGCAGTGGGCCCGCGGGCTTTTACACAGCTCAGCACATCCTCAAG CACCATGGCGGGGCCCAAGTGGACATCTATGAGAAGCTGCCTGTTCCCTTTGGGCTTGTCCGTTTTGGGGTGGCCCCCGACCACCCCGAGGTGAAG AACGTGATCAACGCCTTCACGCAGACGGCGCGCTCGGAGCGCTGCGCCTACTACGGAAATGTCACCGTGGGGAGGGACATCACGGTGGCAGAGCTGCGGCAGGCTTACCACGCCGTGGTGCTG AGTTACGGTGCTGAAGATAACCGGGTCCTGGGGATCCCAGGGGAGAACCTCTCCGGTGTTTATTCGGCCCGAGAGTTCGTGGGCTGGTACAACGGGCTGCCCGAGAACCGGGAT CTGAAGCCTGACCTGAGCTGCGAGACAGCGCTGATTCTGGGTCATGGCAATGTGGCACTGGATATCGCCCGGATCCTCCTGTCCCCACTGAGTCTCCTTAGG AAGACAGACATCACTGACGGCTCCCTGGCAGCTCTTGCCTGCAGCAAGGTGAAGCGCGTCTGGCTGGTTGGGAGGAGGGGACCTCTCCAAGTTGCTTTCACAATCAAG GAGCTGCGGGAGATGATAAACCTGCCTGGTGCCAGGCCTGTCCTGAATCCTGCTGACTTCACGGGCCTCGAAAATGCGGTTAAAG ATGCCCCCAGGCCCAGGAAGCGACTGACTGAGCTGATGATCAAAACAGCCCTGGAGAAGCCTGGGGAGAAGACGCTGGAGGCACAGGCAGCAGCCCCCCGGGAATGGGGGCTGAAGTTCCAGCGCAGCCCCCAGGAGGTGCTGCCCACCGCTGACGGGAGGCGGGCAAGGGGCATCCGCATGGCCCTGACCCGCCTGGAG gGTTCGGGTGACTCCGCCAAAGCCGTCGCAACTGGAGATGTGGAGGAGCTGGAGTGCGGGCTGGTGCTCAGCAGCATTGGCTACCGGAGCCTGCCACTGGACCCGGCAGTACCCTTTGACACCCAGCGCGGCATTATCCCCAACAGCTCGGGCAGAGTGGAGGGTGTTCCAG GTCTGTACTGCAGCGGGTGGGTGAAGAGAGGACCCACGGGCGTGATCATCACCACCATGAATGACAGCTTTGACACTGCCCAGTCTGTGCTGGAGGATCTCCAGGTGGGCGCGCTGGACGTGTCCACCTCCAGAGAAGGCTTTGGGGCCGTGGAGAGCATCCTGCGCAGCCGAG GGGTCCGTCCCATTTCCTTCTCGGACTGGGAGAAGATAGATGCTGCTGAAGTGGCAAGAGGCAAAGCTGCTGGCAAACCCCGAGAGAAGATAGTGGATCCTCAGGAGATGCTGCGGCTGATCGGTCACTAA
- the FDXR gene encoding NADPH:adrenodoxin oxidoreductase, mitochondrial isoform X2: MASAGGRAPLGFKRWLSSSSSSSYGPAPRVCVVGSGPAGFYTAQHILKHHGGAQVDIYEKLPVPFGLVRFGVAPDHPEVKNVINAFTQTARSERCAYYGNVTVGRDITVAELRQAYHAVVLSYGAEDNRVLGIPGENLSGVYSAREFVGWYNGLPENRDLKPDLSCETALILGHGNVALDIARILLSPLSLLRKTDITDGSLAALACSKVKRVWLVGRRGPLQVAFTIKELREMINLPGARPVLNPADFTGLENAVKDAPRPRKRLTELMIKTALEKPGEKTLEAQAAAPREWGLKFQRSPQEVLPTADGRRARGIRMALTRLEGSGDSAKAVATGDVEELECGLVLSSIGYRSLPLDPAVPFDTQRGIIPNSSGRVEGVPGLYCSGWVKRGPTGVIITTMNDSFDTAQSVLEDLQVGALDVSTSREGFGAVESILRSRGVRPISFSDWEKIDAAEVARGKAAGKPREKIVDPQEMLRLIGH; this comes from the exons ATGGCCAGTGCGGGGGGACGAGCCCCTCTGG GTTTCAAGCGGTGGCTgtcgtcgtcctcctcctcctcctacgGCCCAGCTCCCCGTGTCTGCGTGGTGGGCAGTGGGCCCGCGGGCTTTTACACAGCTCAGCACATCCTCAAG CACCATGGCGGGGCCCAAGTGGACATCTATGAGAAGCTGCCTGTTCCCTTTGGGCTTGTCCGTTTTGGGGTGGCCCCCGACCACCCCGAGGTGAAG AACGTGATCAACGCCTTCACGCAGACGGCGCGCTCGGAGCGCTGCGCCTACTACGGAAATGTCACCGTGGGGAGGGACATCACGGTGGCAGAGCTGCGGCAGGCTTACCACGCCGTGGTGCTG AGTTACGGTGCTGAAGATAACCGGGTCCTGGGGATCCCAGGGGAGAACCTCTCCGGTGTTTATTCGGCCCGAGAGTTCGTGGGCTGGTACAACGGGCTGCCCGAGAACCGGGAT CTGAAGCCTGACCTGAGCTGCGAGACAGCGCTGATTCTGGGTCATGGCAATGTGGCACTGGATATCGCCCGGATCCTCCTGTCCCCACTGAGTCTCCTTAGG AAGACAGACATCACTGACGGCTCCCTGGCAGCTCTTGCCTGCAGCAAGGTGAAGCGCGTCTGGCTGGTTGGGAGGAGGGGACCTCTCCAAGTTGCTTTCACAATCAAG GAGCTGCGGGAGATGATAAACCTGCCTGGTGCCAGGCCTGTCCTGAATCCTGCTGACTTCACGGGCCTCGAAAATGCGGTTAAAG ATGCCCCCAGGCCCAGGAAGCGACTGACTGAGCTGATGATCAAAACAGCCCTGGAGAAGCCTGGGGAGAAGACGCTGGAGGCACAGGCAGCAGCCCCCCGGGAATGGGGGCTGAAGTTCCAGCGCAGCCCCCAGGAGGTGCTGCCCACCGCTGACGGGAGGCGGGCAAGGGGCATCCGCATGGCCCTGACCCGCCTGGAG gGTTCGGGTGACTCCGCCAAAGCCGTCGCAACTGGAGATGTGGAGGAGCTGGAGTGCGGGCTGGTGCTCAGCAGCATTGGCTACCGGAGCCTGCCACTGGACCCGGCAGTACCCTTTGACACCCAGCGCGGCATTATCCCCAACAGCTCGGGCAGAGTGGAGGGTGTTCCAG GTCTGTACTGCAGCGGGTGGGTGAAGAGAGGACCCACGGGCGTGATCATCACCACCATGAATGACAGCTTTGACACTGCCCAGTCTGTGCTGGAGGATCTCCAGGTGGGCGCGCTGGACGTGTCCACCTCCAGAGAAGGCTTTGGGGCCGTGGAGAGCATCCTGCGCAGCCGAG GGGTCCGTCCCATTTCCTTCTCGGACTGGGAGAAGATAGATGCTGCTGAAGTGGCAAGAGGCAAAGCTGCTGGCAAACCCCGAGAGAAGATAGTGGATCCTCAGGAGATGCTGCGGCTGATCGGTCACTAA